From Sediminibacterium sp. TEGAF015, a single genomic window includes:
- a CDS encoding TolC family protein, giving the protein MRHCLFLIGFFSVLQVKAQVLSPEAFINQVKSFHPLAKQAGIKVEKANAALLSAKGGFDPTVEMEASRKTFDGKNYYFYTNPEFKVPTRIGGMDIKAGLEDNGGLFLNNQITRGQTSYLGLEMPLIKGLLIDQRRANLQQAQISLQQSEQDRLKMQNDLLFEAYNTYWQWAGAYQLYSIYNQFLQISRDRFRLVKLSYLNGDRAIIDTIEALTQVQQFQMMQADAKAKLVTAQLELGNFLWNENDAAYLLNASLVPDTVQFQLYLSVEDPEKLINTVNQENPSIRSVALELQALEVERKLKFQSLLPSLNVKANLLNNGYNVFKDFGGAFLQNNYVWGVQFKIPIFLREGQGSYKQAKLKIAETNYELNLKQWNTANKIRSYFAEATLLKEQIAAAQQAYNGYTALLKAENLRFQNGESSLFLLNTRENKVIETAEKLIQLRAKYLKASYGVNWAAGILR; this is encoded by the coding sequence ATGAGACATTGCTTGTTTTTAATTGGATTTTTTTCAGTGTTGCAAGTAAAGGCTCAGGTGTTGAGTCCTGAAGCATTTATTAATCAGGTAAAAAGCTTTCACCCTCTGGCTAAGCAAGCGGGTATAAAAGTAGAGAAAGCCAATGCAGCTTTGCTGAGTGCAAAGGGTGGTTTTGACCCTACTGTGGAAATGGAAGCAAGCAGGAAAACCTTTGATGGGAAAAATTATTATTTCTATACCAATCCTGAATTCAAAGTTCCCACCAGAATCGGCGGTATGGACATTAAAGCCGGGCTAGAAGACAATGGAGGACTATTTCTGAATAACCAGATAACTAGAGGTCAAACAAGCTATCTTGGTTTGGAAATGCCATTAATAAAAGGGTTGCTTATTGATCAAAGAAGAGCCAATTTACAACAAGCACAAATTTCTTTACAACAAAGTGAACAGGATCGCCTGAAAATGCAGAACGACTTGTTATTTGAGGCCTATAATACCTATTGGCAGTGGGCAGGAGCCTATCAATTGTATAGTATTTATAATCAATTTTTGCAGATTAGTAGAGACCGTTTCCGTTTGGTGAAACTGTCTTATTTAAATGGAGACAGGGCGATTATTGATACAATTGAGGCATTGACCCAGGTACAACAATTTCAGATGATGCAGGCAGATGCAAAAGCGAAGCTGGTAACAGCTCAACTGGAGTTGGGTAATTTTTTATGGAATGAAAATGATGCTGCCTATTTATTGAATGCTAGTTTGGTTCCGGATACGGTACAATTCCAATTGTATTTGTCTGTTGAGGACCCGGAAAAACTAATTAACACTGTAAACCAGGAAAACCCATCTATTAGAAGTGTTGCGCTTGAACTGCAAGCACTTGAAGTGGAGAGGAAATTAAAGTTTCAGTCGCTATTGCCCTCTTTGAATGTAAAAGCGAATCTTTTGAATAATGGATATAATGTTTTTAAAGACTTTGGTGGTGCATTTTTGCAAAATAATTATGTCTGGGGTGTTCAGTTTAAGATTCCCATCTTCTTAAGAGAGGGACAGGGATCTTACAAGCAGGCCAAATTGAAAATTGCAGAAACCAATTATGAGCTGAATTTAAAACAATGGAATACGGCAAATAAAATCAGATCCTATTTTGCAGAAGCAACTTTATTGAAAGAACAAATTGCTGCTGCACAACAGGCATATAACGGGTATACTGCCTTGTTAAAGGCCGAGAATCTTCGTTTTCAGAATGGGGAAAGCTCTCTGTTTCTTTTAAACACCCGCGAAAACAAAGTCATAGAAACCGCAGAAAAATTAATTCAGTTAAGGGCCAAGTATCTGAAAGCCAGCTATGGCGTCAACTGGGCTGCCGGAATCCTTCGTTAG
- a CDS encoding HlyD family secretion protein, translating into MVNNKFISTVIEDEVESANLSSYHSIYNIKKKNRVKKWMWGSLVTLIVVLFLPWTQNIRAKGAVTALRQEDRPQELNTVLAGRVIKWYIKEGDFVKKGDTILQIGEVKTDYFDPELLNRTKKQIDAKQIAVEGYSNKAATAVSQMKALEEARNLKLDQLDIKLRQQNLKVISDSIDLAAVLNELAITKRQIDAAKNMLDSGVISLVDFERRKVSYQNAIAKKISAENKFLQAKQELSAIRIEKNGTIQEYTDKISKAQGEQFSSISNMATGEADVAKLQNAYSNYDIRNKLYYITAPQDGQITKARKAGLGEMVKEGDMIVEIVPDKIRYAVELFAEPMDLPLLSKGQKIRFIFDGFPAIVFSGWPAASYGTFGGVIAAVETSVSSNGKFRLLVVEDPNEKQWPRQLRMGGGASGIALLKDVPIGYELWRNINGFPPEYYKPVKGEELKASKEK; encoded by the coding sequence ATGGTCAACAATAAATTCATTAGTACAGTTATTGAGGATGAAGTAGAAAGCGCCAATCTTTCTTCTTATCATTCCATTTATAATATCAAGAAGAAAAACAGGGTAAAAAAGTGGATGTGGGGTTCCCTTGTAACTTTAATTGTTGTTCTATTTTTACCATGGACCCAGAATATTCGGGCTAAAGGTGCTGTTACTGCATTACGTCAGGAAGATCGTCCTCAGGAACTGAATACAGTTTTGGCGGGCAGGGTTATAAAATGGTATATTAAAGAAGGAGATTTTGTTAAAAAGGGCGATACTATTTTGCAAATAGGGGAGGTAAAGACCGATTACTTTGATCCGGAATTATTGAATCGTACTAAAAAACAGATTGATGCCAAGCAGATAGCAGTAGAAGGCTATAGTAATAAAGCTGCAACAGCAGTATCTCAGATGAAGGCATTAGAAGAAGCTAGAAACCTGAAATTAGATCAACTGGATATTAAGCTTCGTCAGCAAAACTTGAAAGTAATTAGTGATAGCATTGATTTAGCCGCTGTTTTAAATGAATTGGCGATTACTAAAAGACAGATTGATGCTGCTAAAAATATGTTAGATAGCGGGGTTATTTCATTGGTTGATTTTGAAAGAAGAAAAGTTTCTTATCAAAATGCAATAGCCAAAAAAATTAGCGCTGAAAATAAATTTTTACAAGCTAAACAGGAGTTATCCGCAATAAGAATTGAGAAGAATGGAACCATTCAAGAATATACAGATAAGATTTCCAAAGCGCAGGGGGAGCAATTTAGTTCCATATCTAATATGGCAACTGGAGAGGCAGATGTAGCCAAATTGCAAAATGCTTACAGCAATTATGACATTCGAAACAAGTTATATTATATTACTGCTCCCCAGGATGGACAAATTACCAAAGCAAGAAAAGCAGGTCTTGGTGAGATGGTGAAGGAGGGTGATATGATTGTTGAAATTGTACCTGATAAAATAAGGTATGCGGTTGAATTATTCGCCGAACCCATGGATCTTCCGCTTCTATCAAAGGGACAAAAAATACGTTTCATATTCGATGGATTTCCTGCCATTGTATTCTCTGGCTGGCCTGCAGCTTCTTATGGAACATTCGGCGGAGTAATTGCGGCTGTTGAAACTTCGGTGAGTAGCAATGGAAAATTCAGATTACTGGTTGTTGAAGATCCGAATGAAAAACAATGGCCCAGACAGTTGAGAATGGGGGGCGGTGCCAGCGGTATTGCTCTATTGAAAGACGTGCCAATTGGCTATGAGTTATGGCGAAATATTAATGGATTCCCTCCGGAATATTATAAGCCCGTAAAAGGTGAAGAACTAAAAGCAAGTAAGGAGAAATAA
- a CDS encoding peptidase domain-containing ABC transporter, with protein MEKNQKAVSPTGAARKILELLKLDKKDVSSIYAFAILAGILSLAMPLGIQTIIGFVLAGSISTSIIILIFLVVAAVLLYGLLQVRQLQLTEKIQQKLFVRYALEFADRLPKMNIEKLDAYYLPELVNRFFDTVSLQKAVEKLLLDVPAAIIQIFFGLLLLSLYHPVFIGFGAVLTLIVYLIMRYTLPAGFQKSIEASNLKFATAAWLEEMARVIKSFKYSRGTNLNIRKTDGIVTEYLEARTSYFKVLLTQYWSLIIFKVVITAAMLIVGAVLLVDQQINIGQFIAADFVIISIIGSVEKLILNMDKVYDILTSVEKLSKVTESEVEVQGTVKLSDNPKGVSVLFESVGFTYGNNVKALDSINLNIVPGDKVCIMGESGSGKSTILRLLTGAFTNFSGSILLDGMPLGNYNLTSVRAQTGILLSQQDIFNGTIWENITMGSEEIGYEEVTDLVNRCGLTSFVQSLPKGYDTILDPTGKRLNSKIRQDILLLRALLGKKRLLLLEDPLNFLERKYKKNIQDYIFSEENATVLIATNDVETAARCNKIIYLQDGVVKASGNWSAIAPFLNENYGQQ; from the coding sequence ATGGAAAAAAATCAAAAAGCAGTATCACCGACGGGGGCGGCAAGAAAGATCTTGGAGCTCCTTAAATTGGATAAAAAAGACGTCTCTTCTATTTATGCATTTGCCATATTAGCTGGTATTTTAAGTTTGGCAATGCCGCTGGGGATACAAACCATCATCGGCTTCGTTTTAGCAGGTTCTATTTCTACCTCCATTATCATTTTAATTTTCTTAGTAGTAGCCGCAGTTCTTTTATACGGTCTTTTACAAGTAAGGCAATTGCAGCTTACAGAAAAGATTCAGCAAAAATTATTTGTCAGATACGCACTTGAATTTGCAGATCGACTGCCAAAGATGAACATTGAAAAATTAGATGCGTATTATCTTCCTGAATTAGTGAATCGATTTTTTGATACGGTTTCTCTTCAAAAAGCAGTTGAAAAATTATTGCTTGACGTACCTGCTGCCATTATTCAAATATTCTTTGGTTTACTATTACTTTCTCTTTACCACCCTGTATTTATTGGCTTTGGAGCAGTATTAACTTTAATTGTGTACCTTATTATGAGATACACATTACCCGCAGGCTTTCAGAAAAGTATTGAAGCAAGCAATTTGAAATTTGCCACTGCTGCCTGGTTAGAAGAAATGGCTCGAGTAATTAAGTCTTTCAAATATTCAAGAGGCACAAATTTAAATATTAGAAAGACAGATGGAATTGTTACCGAATACCTTGAGGCAAGAACAAGCTACTTTAAAGTGTTATTGACTCAATACTGGAGTCTAATCATTTTTAAAGTTGTGATTACGGCCGCTATGCTGATTGTAGGTGCGGTCCTACTTGTTGATCAGCAAATCAATATTGGACAGTTTATTGCAGCAGACTTTGTAATTATTAGTATTATAGGATCAGTTGAAAAGCTGATTTTAAATATGGATAAAGTGTATGATATCCTTACTTCTGTTGAGAAGTTGAGCAAGGTTACCGAAAGTGAAGTAGAAGTACAGGGAACTGTTAAACTTTCTGATAATCCCAAAGGAGTTTCTGTTTTATTTGAAAGTGTAGGGTTTACTTATGGTAATAATGTAAAAGCATTGGACTCTATCAATCTTAATATAGTTCCGGGCGACAAGGTTTGTATCATGGGAGAATCAGGATCAGGAAAGTCTACCATTTTACGTTTGCTTACCGGCGCCTTTACAAATTTTTCCGGTTCTATTTTGTTGGATGGAATGCCATTGGGGAATTACAATTTAACTTCTGTAAGAGCACAGACAGGAATCCTCTTAAGTCAGCAGGATATTTTTAATGGTACTATCTGGGAAAACATAACAATGGGTAGTGAAGAAATTGGTTATGAAGAAGTGACTGATCTCGTAAATCGTTGTGGATTGACCAGTTTTGTTCAAAGCCTTCCCAAAGGGTATGATACTATTCTGGATCCAACTGGAAAGAGACTGAATAGCAAAATCAGACAAGACATTTTATTGTTAAGGGCTTTATTAGGTAAAAAGCGTTTGTTGCTTTTAGAAGACCCTCTCAATTTTTTAGAGCGTAAGTATAAAAAGAATATACAGGATTATATATTTTCTGAAGAAAATGCAACCGTTCTGATTGCGACCAATGATGTGGAAACTGCAGCTCGTTGTAATAAAATCATATATCTGCAGGATGGTGTGGTGAAAGCTTCTGGAAACTGGTCTGCTATTGCTCCATTTTTAAATGAAAATTATGGTCAACAATAA
- the can gene encoding carbonate dehydratase — protein sequence MQSYERLLAENKTWAKEKLAVDPEYFNRLVHVQNPEFLWIGCSDSRVPANEITGTQPGEIFVHRNIANMVIHTDLNLLSVLQYAVEVLKVKHIIVCGHYGCGGVKAAMTNHNFGIINKWIRNIKDVHRFHREEVDAIKDENDQINRMVELNVQEQVLNLAKTSIIQKAWKERKAPHLHGWVYDLQDGLINPIQEMQAGTHIDALYEFDDL from the coding sequence ATGCAATCATACGAACGTTTACTAGCCGAAAATAAAACCTGGGCAAAAGAAAAGCTGGCGGTTGATCCGGAATATTTTAATAGGTTAGTACATGTGCAGAATCCTGAATTTCTCTGGATTGGCTGTAGTGATAGTAGGGTTCCCGCTAATGAAATAACAGGCACCCAACCTGGAGAAATTTTTGTTCACAGGAACATAGCCAACATGGTCATACATACTGACCTGAACTTATTAAGTGTGTTGCAATATGCGGTAGAAGTGCTGAAGGTAAAGCATATTATCGTTTGTGGTCATTATGGTTGTGGTGGAGTTAAGGCAGCTATGACCAATCATAATTTTGGCATCATAAATAAGTGGATCAGAAATATTAAAGATGTACATCGTTTTCACAGAGAGGAGGTAGATGCAATTAAGGATGAAAATGATCAAATTAACAGAATGGTGGAACTGAATGTGCAGGAGCAGGTGCTGAACCTGGCAAAGACTTCCATTATTCAAAAAGCCTGGAAAGAGCGAAAAGCACCACATTTACATGGGTGGGTTTACGATTTACAGGACGGACTTATAAACCCTATTCAGGAAATGCAGGCGGGAACACATATAGATGCTCTGTATGAATTTGATGATTTATAA
- the fabG gene encoding 3-oxoacyl-[acyl-carrier-protein] reductase has product MKLLAGKVSIVTGAARGIGAAIALKLAEHGSHIVLTYVSDGSAEKAAALVQQIEAMGVKAKAIKSNAAVFADCEALVNDTIKEFGAIDVCVNNAGISKDNLLLRMTEEQWDEVMDVNLKSIYNMTKQVIRPMMKAKQGSIINMSSIIGIRGNAGQSSYAASKAGIIGFTKSIAAELGSRNIRCNAIAPGFVETDMTHYLKDGDGAAQFLQKIPLGRFGKAEEIADTTLFLASDMSSYITGQVISACGGLNI; this is encoded by the coding sequence ATGAAGTTATTAGCAGGAAAAGTTTCAATTGTTACAGGTGCAGCCAGAGGGATTGGTGCCGCTATTGCCTTGAAATTAGCCGAACACGGAAGTCATATCGTTTTAACTTATGTTAGCGATGGTAGTGCTGAGAAAGCAGCTGCTCTGGTTCAGCAGATAGAAGCAATGGGGGTAAAAGCTAAAGCGATAAAGAGCAATGCTGCTGTATTTGCAGATTGCGAGGCACTGGTAAATGACACCATTAAAGAATTTGGTGCCATTGATGTTTGCGTTAACAATGCGGGTATCTCTAAGGATAACCTGTTGCTAAGAATGACCGAAGAGCAGTGGGATGAAGTGATGGATGTGAATCTAAAGAGCATCTATAATATGACCAAGCAAGTAATCCGACCGATGATGAAAGCTAAACAGGGTAGCATTATCAATATGAGTTCTATTATTGGTATTCGTGGAAATGCGGGCCAGAGTAGTTATGCAGCCAGCAAAGCCGGAATAATAGGCTTCACTAAATCTATAGCTGCAGAATTGGGTTCCAGAAATATCCGTTGTAATGCAATTGCACCGGGGTTTGTTGAAACCGACATGACCCATTATTTAAAAGATGGGGATGGAGCAGCACAATTCCTGCAAAAAATTCCACTCGGCAGATTTGGTAAAGCAGAAGAGATTGCCGACACTACTTTATTCCTTGCAAGTGATATGAGTTCTTATATTACCGGTCAGGTTATCAGTGCATGCGGTGGTCTAAATATTTAA
- a CDS encoding GH3 auxin-responsive promoter family protein — MKLLSPAISRLARIRHWRIEQWANDPVASQREVLQDLITHGQYTEFGRKYGFNQLFNIRKFKETVPIHEYEDLKPYIDRIMQGEENVLWNTPVNWFAKSSGTTSDKSKFIPITKESLEDCHFQSAKDVLTMYYNNRSESDLLTGKGLVIGGSHQISPINDDMQYGDLSAVLLQNTPIWANWIRTPELSIALMDEWEAKIEKMALHTIQEDVTSISGVPTWTMILIKRILEITGKQTLKEVWPNLELYIHGGVSFTPYRTQFQKLIGEGCHYLEMYNASEGFFAAQVSPEEEGMLLFTENGIFYEFMPIAEYGKPNPKTIGLKDVEIGQQYAIVISTNGGLWRYLVGDTVQFISKFPFKLKVTGRLKQYINAFGEELIADNADKAIAIACEQTGSVVKDYTAAPIYFGENSPGAHEWLIEFEQNPDSMELFRSSLDAALKELNSDYEAKRHRDIALTKPVIHSLPNGVFNEWLKQKGKLGGQHKVPRLSNERVFVEEIKRNFL, encoded by the coding sequence ATGAAATTATTAAGCCCTGCTATATCCCGTTTAGCCCGTATAAGGCACTGGCGTATTGAACAATGGGCCAATGATCCTGTTGCTTCTCAAAGAGAGGTATTGCAGGACCTGATTACCCATGGACAATACACGGAGTTTGGCAGAAAGTACGGTTTCAATCAACTTTTTAATATCCGAAAATTCAAAGAGACGGTTCCCATTCATGAATACGAAGATTTAAAGCCTTATATAGATCGGATTATGCAGGGGGAGGAAAATGTACTGTGGAATACCCCTGTAAACTGGTTTGCCAAAAGCAGCGGAACCACTAGTGATAAAAGCAAGTTCATTCCTATTACTAAAGAAAGCCTGGAAGATTGCCACTTTCAAAGTGCCAAAGATGTGCTTACGATGTACTATAACAATCGCTCGGAAAGTGATCTGTTAACGGGGAAGGGTCTTGTTATTGGCGGTAGTCATCAAATAAGTCCAATCAATGATGATATGCAATATGGAGACCTGAGTGCTGTTTTATTGCAGAATACCCCTATTTGGGCTAATTGGATCAGAACCCCCGAATTATCGATTGCTTTAATGGACGAATGGGAGGCAAAAATTGAAAAAATGGCCTTGCATACCATTCAGGAAGATGTTACTTCTATTTCAGGAGTGCCTACCTGGACCATGATTTTAATCAAACGAATTTTAGAAATCACAGGAAAGCAAACCCTTAAAGAGGTCTGGCCCAATCTGGAATTATATATTCATGGAGGCGTTTCTTTTACGCCCTACAGAACACAGTTCCAAAAATTAATTGGTGAAGGTTGTCACTATCTGGAAATGTACAATGCCAGCGAAGGTTTTTTTGCAGCACAGGTTTCACCGGAAGAGGAAGGTATGCTTTTATTCACCGAGAATGGTATTTTTTATGAATTCATGCCCATTGCTGAATACGGCAAGCCTAATCCAAAAACTATAGGACTAAAAGACGTTGAAATTGGTCAGCAATATGCAATTGTAATCAGTACCAACGGGGGGCTATGGCGCTACCTTGTGGGAGATACAGTGCAATTCATCAGTAAATTTCCTTTCAAATTAAAAGTAACTGGTAGACTAAAACAGTATATAAATGCGTTTGGAGAGGAGTTAATAGCAGACAATGCTGATAAAGCTATTGCTATTGCCTGTGAGCAAACAGGTTCAGTAGTTAAAGACTATACAGCAGCCCCCATTTATTTTGGAGAAAATTCTCCGGGTGCGCATGAATGGTTGATTGAATTTGAACAGAATCCTGATTCGATGGAGTTATTTCGAAGTTCATTAGACGCTGCTTTAAAAGAGTTGAATAGCGACTATGAAGCCAAACGTCACCGGGATATTGCTTTAACAAAGCCTGTAATACATTCGTTACCTAATGGAGTTTTTAATGAATGGCTAAAGCAAAAAGGAAAGCTGGGTGGGCAGCACAAAGTACCCAGATTAAGTAATGAGCGGGTATTTGTTGAAGAAATCAAACGTAATTTTTTATAG
- the lptB gene encoding LPS export ABC transporter ATP-binding protein — translation MNLTIQTNNLQKSYKGRTVVNNVSVRVQQGEIVGLLGPNGAGKTTSFYMVVGLIKPDQGTVFLNDQDITKLPMYKRAQLGIGYLPQEASVFRKLTVEDNIMAVLEMTKLTKAERQHKMESLLDEFNLHHVRKNNGDSLSGGERRRTEIARALAVNPKFILLDEPFAGVDPIAVEDIQSVVAKLKYKNIGILITDHNVNETLSICDRAYLLIEGKIFKHGTAEELADDEQVRRLYLGTNFELKRKDWIIDMAKENQSQNLD, via the coding sequence GTGAATCTTACTATTCAAACCAACAATTTACAAAAGAGCTACAAGGGCAGGACGGTTGTAAACAATGTCTCTGTTCGTGTTCAGCAAGGTGAAATAGTTGGCTTGCTAGGTCCGAACGGGGCCGGAAAAACCACCAGCTTTTATATGGTGGTTGGGCTTATTAAGCCAGATCAGGGTACGGTTTTTCTGAATGATCAGGATATTACGAAACTTCCTATGTATAAAAGAGCGCAACTGGGTATTGGGTATTTGCCTCAGGAAGCCAGTGTGTTTAGAAAGTTGACGGTAGAAGACAATATTATGGCCGTGCTGGAAATGACAAAGCTAACCAAGGCTGAGAGACAGCATAAAATGGAATCACTCCTGGATGAATTCAACTTACACCATGTAAGAAAAAACAATGGCGATAGTTTAAGCGGGGGTGAGCGAAGAAGGACGGAAATAGCCCGTGCACTTGCCGTTAATCCTAAGTTTATTTTATTGGATGAGCCCTTTGCTGGCGTAGACCCGATAGCTGTGGAAGATATTCAGTCAGTAGTGGCCAAACTTAAATACAAGAATATCGGCATATTGATTACCGACCACAATGTTAATGAGACACTCTCTATTTGTGATAGGGCCTATCTTTTAATTGAAGGTAAAATATTTAAACACGGAACCGCTGAAGAGTTAGCGGATGATGAACAGGTAAGAAGACTGTATTTGGGCACCAATTTCGAATTAAAAAGAAAAGACTGGATCATTGATATGGCCAAGGAAAATCAGTCTCAAAACCTTGATTGA
- a CDS encoding methylenetetrahydrofolate reductase has product MKVTEHIQQAKDTLISFEVLPPLKGKTIQHVFDHLNPLMEFKPSWINVTYHRSETAFKKKSDGTFEKVEVRKRPGTVGICAAIMNHYSIDTVPHFICGGFNKRESEDALIDLNFLGIDNVLVLRGDAAKNEASFEPEPDGHKYAIDLQKQVVNLNSGIYLDDDIQNGGKTNFCIGTAGYPEKHFEAPNLEIDLQRLKEKVDAGADYIMTQMFFDNQKYFDYVKACRDMGITVPIIPGLKPITNKKQLSILPRIFHVDIPTDLSNAISKCKTDAECEQVGTEWLIQQSKELKAFGVPVLHYYTLGKPKVIWNVVKAVH; this is encoded by the coding sequence ATGAAAGTTACCGAACATATACAGCAGGCCAAGGATACATTAATTTCATTTGAGGTATTACCACCATTAAAAGGCAAGACCATCCAACATGTATTTGATCACTTAAATCCCTTAATGGAATTTAAACCCAGCTGGATCAATGTTACTTATCACAGAAGTGAAACGGCTTTCAAGAAAAAATCCGACGGAACTTTCGAAAAAGTGGAAGTGCGCAAAAGACCAGGCACGGTAGGCATCTGCGCCGCCATCATGAACCACTACTCCATAGACACAGTACCCCATTTTATTTGTGGAGGCTTTAACAAAAGAGAAAGTGAAGATGCATTGATCGATCTAAACTTTCTTGGTATTGACAACGTACTCGTATTAAGAGGGGATGCCGCCAAAAACGAAGCCAGCTTTGAACCAGAACCCGATGGCCACAAATATGCCATTGATTTACAAAAGCAGGTGGTAAATTTAAACAGTGGGATTTACTTGGACGATGATATTCAAAATGGAGGAAAAACCAATTTCTGTATCGGTACTGCAGGTTATCCCGAAAAACATTTTGAAGCACCCAATCTGGAAATCGATTTACAAAGACTCAAAGAAAAAGTAGACGCTGGTGCAGACTATATCATGACCCAGATGTTCTTCGATAATCAGAAATATTTTGATTATGTAAAAGCCTGCAGAGACATGGGCATTACTGTGCCAATTATACCAGGACTAAAACCCATTACCAACAAAAAACAACTTTCTATCTTACCCAGAATATTCCACGTAGACATTCCAACCGATTTATCCAATGCCATTTCCAAATGCAAAACGGATGCGGAATGCGAGCAAGTGGGAACCGAATGGTTAATTCAGCAAAGCAAGGAACTCAAAGCCTTTGGCGTACCTGTCCTGCATTATTACACCCTGGGCAAACCCAAAGTCATCTGGAATGTTGTGAAAGCCGTGCACTAA